One window from the genome of Ammoniphilus sp. CFH 90114 encodes:
- the trxB gene encoding thioredoxin-disulfide reductase translates to MNKVVIIGTGPAGLTAAIYLARANMNPLVIEGQQPGGQLTLTTEVENFPGFPEGIMGPELMDNMRKQAERFGAEFKTGWVKQVDFSKQPFKLTVEGMGEIESQSLIISTGASAKLLNIPREKENMGRGVSTCATCDGFFFRNKKIIVVGGGDSAMEEANFLTKFASEVRVVHRREELRASKIMQDRARSNPKVSWSLNCTPLEVVAGDSGLAGLKVKNNETGKEEMIETNGVFVAIGHSPNTGFLQGALKVDELGYIEVKPGTTETNIPGVFACGDVQDHKYRQAITAAGSGCMAALECERYLDGNAVHDWSQSL, encoded by the coding sequence ATGAACAAAGTGGTTATTATTGGAACAGGTCCCGCTGGACTGACAGCAGCCATCTATTTAGCTCGTGCAAATATGAATCCTCTAGTCATTGAGGGCCAACAGCCTGGTGGACAACTTACATTGACGACAGAGGTTGAGAATTTTCCAGGGTTTCCAGAGGGGATTATGGGTCCGGAACTCATGGATAATATGCGTAAGCAAGCTGAACGATTTGGTGCAGAATTTAAAACAGGTTGGGTAAAGCAGGTCGATTTCTCAAAGCAACCCTTTAAGTTAACCGTTGAAGGTATGGGCGAAATTGAATCACAATCCCTTATTATCTCAACCGGGGCGTCAGCAAAGCTACTAAACATTCCTAGGGAAAAGGAAAATATGGGCAGAGGGGTAAGCACCTGTGCGACCTGTGATGGTTTCTTTTTTCGGAATAAAAAAATCATTGTGGTGGGCGGAGGTGACTCTGCTATGGAAGAAGCCAACTTTCTCACCAAGTTTGCGAGTGAGGTAAGGGTTGTTCACCGACGTGAAGAACTCCGGGCTTCTAAGATCATGCAAGATCGGGCTAGGAGCAATCCGAAGGTAAGTTGGAGTCTGAATTGCACTCCCTTAGAGGTGGTGGCCGGTGACTCCGGCTTGGCAGGTCTTAAGGTCAAAAACAATGAAACTGGCAAGGAAGAGATGATTGAAACCAATGGTGTTTTCGTTGCTATTGGACATTCACCTAATACGGGCTTCTTGCAAGGTGCTCTTAAAGTCGATGAATTGGGTTATATTGAGGTTAAGCCAGGTACGACTGAAACAAATATACCCGGCGTATTTGCATGCGGTGATGTGCAGGACCATAAATACCGACAAGCCATTACCGCAGCGGGCTCAGGTTGTATGGCCGCCTTGGAGTGTGAACGTTATCTAGACGGAAATGCAGTGCATGATTGGAGTCAAAGTTTGTAA
- a CDS encoding polysaccharide biosynthesis protein: protein MSNSSFIRGAIALSAAAFISKLLGLFYVIPLKHFAGDVGLALYQAVFPIYNTLLILSVSGIPIAMSKLISEELANGRTMETIRITRSACLLMIVVAGVGFIGLYQGADILAGWIGNRDTKYSIQALAMAMLLVPFVAVLRGYFYGYQRMKIGAVSQVIEQLVRVSLMIGFVYWLVMEGREMAVVAAGAAWGSFFGLAVSLLFLLIIYLSTREKTRGIKKPSTSWKGEYSWKLIKIAVPVSLSTLMLPLLGMVDSMSIINLLKSSGLSVASSTTEFGLYSRGVPIVQFSAFYATGLAVAVVPALASELSVEAQGRKIYQTLKITFLIGAPASVGMMMIAEPLNVLFYGNSQGSEALIVLAASTFFLSLSITTSGLLQGLGKPIWPAIILLIGIVVKVVGNTLLVPRYGIIGAAYSTLFTYGCISLLCLQAVIRVHARPLIPGKQVGKWLAPSVSMGLIVAIAMAEFIKFVPVMESHRLFSLYEVVTLLIVGFISYGIGLLFFHVITWRQLLDFWQGRVLGRHGKE from the coding sequence GTGTCCAATTCATCGTTTATTAGAGGAGCCATTGCACTGAGTGCTGCTGCGTTTATCTCTAAACTTCTTGGCTTATTTTATGTTATTCCATTAAAGCACTTTGCCGGCGATGTTGGGCTAGCCTTATATCAAGCCGTTTTTCCCATCTACAATACCTTACTCATTTTGTCCGTATCGGGAATTCCCATCGCCATGTCGAAGTTAATTTCTGAAGAATTAGCGAATGGCCGCACCATGGAGACTATCCGTATCACCAGGAGCGCTTGTTTGTTGATGATTGTTGTTGCTGGCGTAGGGTTTATAGGCCTCTACCAAGGTGCTGATATCTTGGCCGGGTGGATTGGGAATAGGGATACGAAGTATTCCATTCAAGCCTTGGCTATGGCGATGTTGCTTGTTCCTTTTGTTGCTGTTCTTAGAGGTTATTTTTATGGCTATCAACGGATGAAGATTGGGGCAGTCTCTCAAGTCATCGAACAGTTAGTTAGAGTAAGTCTAATGATTGGGTTTGTCTACTGGTTAGTAATGGAGGGAAGAGAGATGGCTGTGGTTGCAGCCGGGGCGGCATGGGGAAGTTTCTTTGGACTAGCAGTATCCTTACTCTTTCTTCTTATAATCTATCTTTCTACGCGAGAAAAAACTAGGGGAATTAAAAAACCTAGCACCTCCTGGAAGGGAGAATATAGCTGGAAGCTGATTAAAATTGCTGTTCCTGTTAGCCTCAGCACTCTTATGTTACCTCTACTTGGCATGGTGGATTCCATGTCTATTATTAATTTACTCAAGTCTTCTGGATTATCTGTTGCATCCTCAACCACAGAATTCGGTTTATATAGTAGAGGGGTACCAATTGTTCAATTCTCGGCTTTCTATGCGACAGGTTTGGCCGTTGCCGTGGTTCCTGCTTTAGCTTCTGAATTATCGGTGGAAGCTCAGGGTCGTAAGATCTACCAAACTCTAAAGATTACCTTTCTTATCGGCGCACCTGCTAGCGTCGGAATGATGATGATTGCAGAGCCTCTAAACGTGTTGTTTTATGGGAATAGTCAGGGAAGTGAAGCTTTAATTGTTCTTGCTGCATCTACTTTCTTTTTGTCCTTGTCTATCACTACGTCGGGCTTACTTCAAGGACTTGGGAAGCCTATATGGCCAGCTATTATTTTATTAATAGGCATCGTGGTTAAAGTAGTAGGAAATACCTTACTGGTTCCTCGCTATGGAATTATTGGAGCTGCTTACTCTACTTTGTTTACGTATGGCTGTATATCGCTTCTTTGCCTTCAAGCTGTAATTCGGGTTCATGCTCGTCCTCTCATCCCTGGGAAGCAAGTAGGGAAGTGGCTTGCCCCCTCTGTTAGTATGGGCTTAATAGTAGCCATCGCAATGGCCGAGTTTATCAAGTTTGTCCCTGTTATGGAAAGCCATCGATTGTTTTCGCTTTATGAAGTTGTAACCCTTCTTATTGTAGGTTTCATTAGTTATGGAATAGGGCTGTTATTCTTTCATGTCATTACTTGGAGGCAATTGTTGGATTTCTGGCAAGGTCGAGTATTGGGAAGGCATGGAAAGGAGTAG
- the racE gene encoding glutamate racemase, translating into MDKAIGVIDSGVGGLTVVREIMRQLPQERVFYFGDTARCPYGPRSTDEVRTFTLQMVSYLLRQKIKALVIACNTATAVVFDEIMQHAPIPVIGVIDPGARTAIKETKSGVIGVIGTVGTIRSRAYEKALKRIAPDVEVYSYACPDFVPLVESGIPDPAAALEIVKNSLQPLTTTSIDTLILGCTHYPLLADVIAQVMGKEVKLINSAKETARELSSVLHYRKLFTENSENVPPTHKFFVSGSSSVMKVIAQSFLHVPLDLQQVDVSNEKVCTISWTKT; encoded by the coding sequence GTGGATAAAGCTATAGGTGTAATAGATTCAGGAGTGGGAGGCTTAACTGTTGTCAGAGAAATTATGAGGCAGCTGCCACAAGAGAGGGTCTTCTATTTTGGGGATACGGCTCGCTGTCCATATGGCCCACGGTCAACAGATGAGGTTCGTACCTTTACCTTACAGATGGTTTCATATTTATTACGACAAAAAATTAAAGCGTTAGTAATTGCTTGTAACACAGCAACTGCTGTTGTTTTTGATGAAATTATGCAACATGCCCCGATTCCAGTCATCGGAGTTATTGATCCGGGGGCTAGAACGGCGATCAAAGAAACGAAATCAGGTGTAATCGGGGTTATTGGGACTGTTGGGACAATAAGAAGTCGTGCCTATGAAAAAGCATTAAAAAGGATTGCGCCTGACGTAGAGGTGTACAGTTATGCTTGTCCTGATTTTGTGCCTTTAGTAGAGTCAGGGATACCGGACCCTGCCGCTGCATTAGAAATTGTAAAAAACTCCTTGCAGCCCTTAACTACAACGTCGATTGACACCTTAATTTTAGGGTGTACCCATTATCCGCTGCTCGCTGATGTAATTGCTCAGGTTATGGGAAAAGAAGTCAAGCTGATTAATTCAGCTAAAGAAACAGCTAGAGAATTAAGTTCCGTCTTACATTATCGCAAGTTATTTACGGAAAACAGCGAGAATGTGCCACCAACTCATAAATTTTTTGTTAGTGGTTCTTCCTCCGTCATGAAGGTGATTGCGCAGAGTTTTCTGCATGTCCCTTTAGATCTTCAACAAGTGGATGTAAGCAACGAAAAAGTTTGTACCATTTCTTGGACAAAAACTTAG
- a CDS encoding GerMN domain-containing protein, with amino-acid sequence MSRKWLVSLSLTTTAILLSGCGLFGPEQTVGPQPIDPPHMSQTGPVGDSKEVTLNLNPEQGQASDTTAEAAQMIAMPVYMMDPDGYVVPISLQLPKAEGAAKQVLSHMVKGGPVELMKPEGFTPLIPEGTKILGMTIKDGVATIDFSPEFKNYEAKNEQKLIDAITFALTSFDTIKEVNIWINGYPQDVMPVNGTPISSLTRENGINVELANNVQVGNTTPITLYFQGETADNAPYYVPVTRLIPRTDNKAMATLEQLIQGPKDGTNLFSSILPTTKVLDVKMENGVAVVNFDDKLLSYNDGKANPMAMESILLSLTENAEVGAVQFMVNGQMNVMAGEKDYSNPVSRPIELNPRKW; translated from the coding sequence ATGTCACGGAAATGGTTGGTCTCCTTGTCCCTAACAACGACTGCTATATTATTATCAGGTTGCGGATTGTTCGGTCCGGAACAAACGGTTGGACCACAGCCGATTGATCCGCCCCATATGAGTCAAACGGGACCTGTAGGGGATAGCAAAGAAGTAACGCTTAATCTTAACCCTGAGCAAGGCCAAGCTTCCGATACCACGGCCGAAGCAGCTCAAATGATCGCAATGCCAGTCTATATGATGGATCCAGACGGTTATGTTGTTCCTATCTCACTTCAACTTCCGAAAGCAGAGGGAGCAGCTAAGCAGGTCTTAAGCCATATGGTTAAGGGTGGTCCTGTAGAATTGATGAAGCCGGAAGGGTTCACGCCCTTGATTCCCGAGGGTACAAAAATTCTTGGGATGACAATTAAAGATGGGGTAGCAACTATTGATTTTTCACCTGAATTCAAGAACTATGAGGCCAAGAATGAGCAGAAACTCATTGATGCCATTACCTTTGCTCTCACGTCCTTCGATACCATTAAAGAAGTAAATATCTGGATTAATGGGTATCCCCAAGATGTGATGCCTGTGAATGGTACACCCATTTCCTCGTTGACCCGTGAAAACGGGATCAACGTGGAACTTGCTAACAATGTACAAGTAGGGAACACCACTCCTATTACCCTGTATTTCCAAGGAGAAACCGCGGATAACGCGCCCTATTATGTTCCAGTGACTCGCCTGATTCCTAGGACTGACAATAAAGCCATGGCGACGCTCGAACAGCTTATCCAAGGTCCTAAAGATGGGACAAATCTCTTCTCGTCCATCCTACCTACTACAAAGGTATTAGACGTGAAGATGGAAAATGGGGTTGCTGTCGTAAATTTTGATGATAAACTACTTAGCTATAATGATGGTAAAGCCAATCCGATGGCCATGGAGTCCATTCTTCTGTCTCTGACGGAGAATGCTGAGGTTGGAGCGGTTCAGTTTATGGTAAATGGACAAATGAATGTAATGGCTGGAGAAAAGGACTACAGTAATCCGGTATCTAGACCGATTGAGCTGAATCCGCGTAAATGGTAA
- the rph gene encoding ribonuclease PH: MRIDERGSDQLRTIKMTKDYILHAEGSVLIEVGNTKVICTATIEDKVPPFMRNQGKGWITAEYSMLPRATETRNIRESSKGKLSGRTMEIQRLIGRALRSVVDLDRLGEKTIWLDCDVIQADGGTRTASITGAFVAMADALGKLKEKNGWSRLPIRDFLAATSVGMVNSNLILDLNYVEDSSAEVDMNIVMTGKGQFVEVQGTGEESPFTYEQLQGLLELGKKGVEDLIRYQKEALGEVAALIGTEE; encoded by the coding sequence ATGCGTATAGATGAACGCGGATCGGATCAACTAAGAACCATAAAAATGACGAAAGATTACATATTACATGCTGAAGGTTCCGTATTAATTGAAGTAGGCAATACTAAAGTGATTTGTACCGCTACAATTGAGGATAAAGTTCCTCCCTTTATGAGGAATCAAGGCAAAGGATGGATTACAGCAGAATATTCCATGTTGCCAAGAGCAACAGAGACAAGAAATATTAGAGAGTCTAGCAAAGGGAAGTTAAGCGGCAGAACCATGGAGATTCAGAGACTCATTGGGCGAGCACTTCGTTCTGTTGTCGACTTGGATAGACTTGGTGAAAAAACAATCTGGTTAGATTGTGATGTTATTCAAGCTGATGGAGGAACGAGGACGGCTTCTATTACAGGCGCCTTCGTTGCTATGGCAGATGCCCTTGGAAAGCTGAAAGAAAAGAACGGCTGGAGTCGTCTTCCAATCCGTGACTTTTTAGCGGCAACCAGTGTGGGAATGGTCAATAGTAATTTAATTCTTGATTTGAATTATGTAGAAGACTCAAGTGCAGAAGTCGATATGAACATCGTAATGACAGGCAAGGGACAATTTGTTGAAGTTCAAGGTACGGGAGAAGAGAGTCCGTTCACTTATGAACAACTGCAGGGATTGCTGGAGCTTGGTAAAAAGGGTGTAGAGGACCTAATACGTTATCAGAAAGAGGCTCTTGGAGAAGTAGCGGCTTTGATTGGGACGGAGGAGTAA
- a CDS encoding XTP/dITP diphosphatase — protein sequence MQKQLVLATRNKGKVQELKAMLAGYDIEVMGLDQFLNCPEVEEDQDTFEGNAIKKAQTIAEFLQVPALADDSGLEVDALQGRPGVYSARFAGVDATDEDNNRKLLELMQGVPTGERSGRFRCVLALAVPGQATATWHGTCEGKIGITPRGTGGFGYDPLFFLPIEGKTMAEFTKEEKSKISHRGMAMRKMMVEIAGLM from the coding sequence GTGCAAAAGCAGTTAGTGTTAGCCACCCGCAATAAGGGAAAGGTTCAAGAACTTAAGGCTATGCTTGCCGGTTATGATATTGAGGTTATGGGACTAGATCAATTCCTTAACTGCCCTGAGGTGGAGGAAGATCAGGACACTTTTGAAGGGAATGCGATTAAAAAAGCCCAAACGATTGCGGAGTTTCTTCAGGTTCCAGCTTTAGCAGATGATTCAGGATTAGAAGTTGATGCGCTGCAAGGCAGGCCTGGTGTATATTCAGCAAGATTTGCTGGAGTGGACGCAACGGATGAGGACAACAATCGCAAGCTTTTAGAGTTGATGCAGGGAGTGCCAACTGGAGAACGCAGTGGACGTTTTCGATGTGTACTTGCTTTGGCTGTGCCTGGGCAGGCCACGGCAACCTGGCACGGAACTTGTGAAGGAAAGATCGGGATTACGCCCCGAGGAACAGGTGGATTTGGCTATGATCCCTTGTTTTTCCTACCAATTGAGGGAAAGACGATGGCCGAATTTACGAAAGAGGAAAAGAGTAAGATTAGTCACCGCGGTATGGCTATGAGAAAAATGATGGTCGAGATCGCCGGTCTTATGTGA
- a CDS encoding tetratricopeptide repeat protein: MVNKKQGNVVLFPQLLERHLEIAMEAREQGNFQLARTHLEQAHELEPDDTSVLFGLMVTYFELGMYREAERIAEQILDSNKGEFSEVMHLYVLALVQQEKYDQVCDVLEPLLDHPLVPDYLQKEFTEILQTCQLLRGTIQEEETGSLLRKSIEEKLRSDPDYLNLLINDLLGGEVEKQLQAIEQLKFSGHPEAIRAILQLLTQDEADPVLKTLSLYALKELGWAETVSLNKFGQWFSVDLAQLPEKNRFGNQEQRVMEIVAEIVADKDPSLLSFALQLWVEYMYACYPKPPLTGKVEGWAGALHFVTTVLLGQVVSKQELASLYSVSVSTLTKNYKVISEFLKFGTQDRKAIHKLPLDGV, from the coding sequence ATGGTAAATAAGAAACAGGGAAATGTAGTCCTGTTTCCCCAGCTTCTTGAAAGGCATCTAGAGATAGCAATGGAAGCTAGGGAACAGGGAAACTTCCAATTAGCAAGGACCCATCTAGAGCAGGCGCATGAGCTTGAACCAGATGATACGTCCGTGCTATTTGGTCTTATGGTGACTTATTTTGAACTGGGAATGTATAGAGAGGCTGAGAGGATAGCGGAGCAGATTCTTGACTCAAATAAGGGAGAGTTTAGCGAAGTCATGCATCTATATGTCCTCGCTCTCGTTCAGCAAGAGAAATATGATCAAGTATGTGATGTGCTTGAGCCTTTGCTAGATCATCCATTAGTGCCAGACTATTTGCAAAAAGAGTTTACGGAAATACTCCAAACTTGTCAGCTTCTTCGAGGAACAATACAAGAAGAAGAAACGGGCTCTCTGTTAAGAAAGTCTATTGAAGAAAAGCTAAGATCAGATCCCGACTACCTGAATTTGCTGATTAATGACCTTCTTGGGGGAGAAGTAGAGAAACAACTACAAGCCATAGAGCAACTGAAATTTTCAGGTCATCCAGAAGCGATACGGGCTATCTTGCAGCTTCTCACTCAAGATGAGGCCGATCCTGTTTTGAAAACGTTAAGTCTCTATGCGTTAAAGGAACTAGGATGGGCGGAAACTGTATCGTTAAATAAGTTTGGACAATGGTTTAGTGTTGACTTAGCTCAATTGCCCGAAAAAAATCGTTTCGGTAACCAGGAGCAAAGAGTGATGGAGATTGTGGCTGAGATAGTAGCAGATAAAGATCCAAGCTTGCTCTCTTTCGCCTTGCAATTATGGGTAGAATACATGTATGCTTGTTATCCAAAGCCTCCTTTGACAGGCAAAGTAGAAGGCTGGGCTGGCGCCTTGCATTTTGTTACCACTGTTTTGCTTGGTCAAGTCGTATCCAAACAGGAGCTGGCAAGCTTGTATTCCGTATCGGTTTCTACTCTAACAAAAAATTACAAGGTTATAAGCGAATTTCTAAAATTTGGGACTCAAGATCGTAAAGCTATACATAAATTACCTCTTGATGGGGTGTAA